GCTGGTGAGCGACTCGCCCGAGTCCACCAGCCCCAGGTTCTTGACGCGCGCGAACTCGGCTTCGAGCTTGGCGTCGTTGAGTTCGGGGTTGAGGCGCTTGATCATCTCCATCGCGGGCTTGCGGTCGGCATAGAGGAAGTTGTACCAGCCGACGATCGAGGCCTCGACGAAACGGCGCACCAGCTCGGGGTTCTTCTCGACCAGGTCGCGCCGGGTCTCCACCATGTTGCCGTAGGTGTTGTAGCCCACGTCGGCCAGCATGTAGATGTCGGTCTTCACGCCCTGCTCTTCCGCGTAGATCGGCTCGGCCGTGGCGAAGGCCTGCTGCACCGCGTTCTTGTCGGCCAGGAACGGCGCCAGGCTGTAGGTGTAGGGCTTGAACTGCTCGTCGCTGAAGCCGTGCTCGGCCTTGAGCCACTGCCAGAAGCCGAACTGGTTGGACTTGGCGATCAGCACCGTCTTGGCGCCCTTGAGCTCGGCGAAGTTCTTGTACTGGCCGGCGTGCGTGATGAGCGCGGTCGGGTCCTTCTGGAAGAAGGCCGCCACCACCACGGTGGGGATCTTGGCGCGCGTGGTCTCCAGCGCGGTCAGCAGCCCGCCCGTGAGCAGGAAGTCGATCTTGCCGGCCGGCAGCATGGGCCGGTTGTTGACCTGCGGGCCGCCCTGCTGGATCTCGACGTCGAGGCCGTACTTCTTGTAGGTGCCGTCAGCCGCGGCCTGGAAGAACCCGCCCTGGCTGGCCTGCGCCTTCCAGTTGAGCGCGAACGTCACCTTGTCCTGCGCGTTCGCGCCCAGGCTGAGGGTGACCGCCACGGCGGCTGCAAGCAGGTGGGTCACCCCCGCGAAGCGAAACTTTGACATGCCTATCTCCAATCATGGTGCCGGTGAAACTGCTGGGCCGGGCTGTCGGCCGGCTGCAGGTGATCTCGAAATTACTATACAACCAGTTTAACCATTTGGTCAAATATTTTGCTGATGGACAACCCTGAGAACTTGTTCACAGTCTTTGAGCCCATCGGTCGCCGGGCTGTGCTTGCAGCAGCAGGGGCATGCGGCGGAGCCTTGCGCGGGCCGCCGTTTCGGCGCATCCTTCCAGACAGGCACGCGTCTTGAGGAGTCCATCATGCGCACCCTGGCCCACCATCACCGCGGGTTCCGTTTCCTGGCAGCGGCGCTGCTGTTCGGCTGGGCGCAGGTCCAGGCCGCCAGCCCTCCGGCTCCCGCCGTGCAGGCGGTCATCGAGGCGCTCAGCCGGGCCCAGGCCGCCGTGGTGGGGGTGCAGGTCACGGCCATCGAGGGCTCGCGCTCGGCGGAAGCGCTGGGCCTGGAGCGCAGCGGCTCGGGCGTGGTGATCGGCGCCGACGGGCTGATCCTCACCATCGGCTACCTGATGCAGGAGGCCGACTCGATCCAGATCGTCACGCAGGACAACAAGACCCTGCCCGCCCGCGCCGTGGCCTACGACCTCGCCACCGGCTTCGGCTTGGTCCGGCCCCTGCTGCCCTGGCATGGCCCGCGCCCCATGACGCTGGGCAGCCTCAAGGGCCTGCAGACCGGCGAGGTGCTGATGACCGCCACCGGCGGCGAGGAAGGCGACGTGGCCATGACCCGGCTCGTCAGCCAGCGCCCCTTCTCCGGCTACTGGGAATACCACATCGACAGCGCGCTGTTCACCAGCCCACCGATCGCCCGCCACTCGGGCGCGCCGCTGTTCAACCAGAAAGGCGAGCTGCTCGGCATCGGCAGCCTGCTGGTGCTGGACGCCGCGGGCGGCCGCCAGCGCCTGCCGGGCAACATGTTCGTGCCGGTGGACCTGCTCAAGCCCATCCTCGGCGAGCTGCAGCGCACCGGCAGCAGCCACCTGAGCCACCGCCCGTGGCTGGGGCTGGCGTCGAGCGAACAAGGCGGGCACGTGCTGATCGTGCGCGTCAGCCAGGGCGGGCCGGCCGAGGCGGCCGGGCTGCAGCCCGGCGACGTGGTGCTGGCGGTGGACGGCGCCAAGGTCGCAACGCTCGAGGCCTTCTACAAGAAGCTGTGGGTGCACGCCGAGCCCGAGGCCGAGATCCGCCTCACGGTGCTGCAGGGCAGCGCCCTGCGCACCATCGTGCTCAAGGGCGTGGACCGCATGAGCACGATGCAGAAGCCGGCCGGCATCTAGGAGGCCGGTTCACCCTGTTTTTGCATCAAATCGGCCCGATGTCCAGGCGGCACGGTGATTTTCAGCTATCACTTCGATAGCAGACCCTGCGCCACCGTGGGATAGCGCAGGCGTAGGCGCAGCTCCCGCTTGAGCCGCGCGTTGTCCAGGCGCCGCGACTCCGACATGAAGCTCAGCAGCATCAGCGGCAGCTCGTCGGCCGCCGTGCTGCGCGGCACGCGCGGCGGGCGCGCCAGGCCATACAGGTCGGCCGCCAGGTCGAAGTAGTCGCCCATCTTGAGCTGCGTGTCGTCGCTGGCGTTGTAGATGCGCTGCGGCGCGCCGCGCCACAGCGCCGCCAGGCAGGCGCGCGCCAGGTCGTCGGCATGGATGTGGTTGGTGTAGACGTCGTCGTCCGCCGCCAGCACCGGCGTGCGCCGCAGCAGCCGCTCGCGCGGCGTGCCGCCCTCGCGGCCGGGCGCGTAGATGCCGGGAATGCGCAGCAGGGCCGTGCGCACATGCGCGGCGCGGCCGTAGT
This Variovorax terrae DNA region includes the following protein-coding sequences:
- a CDS encoding ABC transporter substrate-binding protein; translation: MSKFRFAGVTHLLAAAVAVTLSLGANAQDKVTFALNWKAQASQGGFFQAAADGTYKKYGLDVEIQQGGPQVNNRPMLPAGKIDFLLTGGLLTALETTRAKIPTVVVAAFFQKDPTALITHAGQYKNFAELKGAKTVLIAKSNQFGFWQWLKAEHGFSDEQFKPYTYSLAPFLADKNAVQQAFATAEPIYAEEQGVKTDIYMLADVGYNTYGNMVETRRDLVEKNPELVRRFVEASIVGWYNFLYADRKPAMEMIKRLNPELNDAKLEAEFARVKNLGLVDSGESLTSGIGAINQARIQDFAARMTKAGVYKPGEVDPNLVATDRFVNKKIGMDIKAAAQKK
- a CDS encoding S1C family serine protease, whose translation is MRTLAHHHRGFRFLAAALLFGWAQVQAASPPAPAVQAVIEALSRAQAAVVGVQVTAIEGSRSAEALGLERSGSGVVIGADGLILTIGYLMQEADSIQIVTQDNKTLPARAVAYDLATGFGLVRPLLPWHGPRPMTLGSLKGLQTGEVLMTATGGEEGDVAMTRLVSQRPFSGYWEYHIDSALFTSPPIARHSGAPLFNQKGELLGIGSLLVLDAAGGRQRLPGNMFVPVDLLKPILGELQRTGSSHLSHRPWLGLASSEQGGHVLIVRVSQGGPAEAAGLQPGDVVLAVDGAKVATLEAFYKKLWVHAEPEAEIRLTVLQGSALRTIVLKGVDRMSTMQKPAGI